The following coding sequences lie in one Candidatus Nitrospira allomarina genomic window:
- a CDS encoding MlaC/ttg2D family ABC transporter substrate-binding protein has product MTTTCSREKRIFLGALFLLVAFSMVSVALCVKSPTGVVRGTIDEVIRLVSDEGLKAADQATHRRQLLEEIIGQHFDFEEMAKRSLAAHWRDRSEAEHQEFAALFQSLLSKTYAGKIENYSGEKVQYLKERLKDSYAEVQTTIVSNTTEISLDYRLLLKDGDWRVYDVVVDGVSLVKNYRVQFDRIIRDSSYEELVKTLRDKSGAITAP; this is encoded by the coding sequence GTGACCACCACATGTTCCAGGGAGAAAAGAATTTTTCTCGGAGCCCTATTTCTTTTGGTCGCGTTCAGTATGGTGAGTGTTGCCCTGTGTGTGAAATCTCCAACCGGGGTAGTCAGAGGCACAATCGATGAGGTCATCCGATTGGTGAGCGACGAAGGTCTCAAGGCGGCAGACCAAGCGACCCATCGCCGGCAATTGTTGGAGGAGATTATTGGACAACATTTTGATTTTGAAGAGATGGCTAAACGATCACTGGCCGCACATTGGAGAGATCGAAGTGAGGCGGAACATCAGGAATTTGCGGCATTGTTTCAATCGCTTCTTTCAAAAACCTATGCAGGGAAAATTGAGAACTATTCCGGAGAAAAAGTCCAGTATCTTAAGGAACGGCTGAAAGATTCCTATGCAGAAGTACAGACCACCATTGTGTCAAATACAACGGAAATCTCTCTCGATTACCGGCTCCTACTAAAAGATGGCGACTGGCGGGTCTATGATGTAGTGGTTGATGGAGTGAGTCTTGTGAAAAATTACCGGGTGCAATTCGATCGCATTATTCGGGATTCCTCCTACGAAGAATTGGTGAAGACCTTGCGAGACAAGTCCGGTGCCATCACGGCTCCCTAA
- a CDS encoding protein-L-isoaspartate(D-aspartate) O-methyltransferase, translated as MNIAITQRRKIHTLAFFVILGGVWSIGAGCENGKQAMTQESNHSRQVERDSMVDTQIVGGGVTDPAVVAAMRRVPRHRFMPESQAEDAYGDFPLSIGYGQTISQPFIVAYMTQALKLKPDEKVLEIGTGSGYQAAILAELVSKVFTIEIVEPLAVSAKKTLAELGYDNVIVRSGDGYKGWPGEGPFDAIILTAAPNHIPEPLLEQLAIGGRLILPVGDYPQRLLFIRRTEEGYQETELLPVVFVPMTGEALTNPPATGP; from the coding sequence ATGAACATAGCAATCACACAGAGGAGAAAAATTCATACACTTGCCTTCTTTGTGATACTTGGTGGAGTATGGTCTATTGGGGCGGGATGTGAAAATGGAAAGCAGGCTATGACCCAGGAGAGCAATCACTCACGACAGGTTGAACGGGATTCGATGGTGGATACCCAAATCGTGGGGGGAGGTGTCACCGATCCAGCTGTTGTCGCGGCCATGCGCCGGGTTCCACGGCACCGGTTTATGCCTGAGTCACAGGCTGAAGATGCTTATGGAGATTTTCCACTTTCCATCGGTTATGGGCAGACGATTTCTCAGCCTTTCATTGTTGCGTATATGACGCAAGCCCTGAAGTTGAAGCCGGATGAGAAGGTCCTGGAGATAGGCACGGGTTCCGGGTATCAGGCCGCCATACTAGCTGAATTAGTTTCAAAAGTATTTACCATAGAAATTGTCGAACCACTTGCCGTCAGTGCAAAAAAAACTCTGGCAGAACTTGGCTACGACAATGTGATTGTGCGGTCTGGTGATGGCTATAAGGGTTGGCCGGGCGAAGGCCCGTTTGATGCGATCATTTTGACGGCGGCGCCGAATCATATTCCCGAACCACTCTTAGAACAACTGGCGATCGGCGGGCGTCTCATTCTTCCCGTCGGAGACTACCCTCAACGTCTTCTGTTCATTCGTCGTACTGAGGAGGGATACCAGGAAACCGAGTTGTTACCCGTGGTGTTTGTGCCCATGACGGGCGAAGCCTTAACGAATCCTCCCGCAACCGGGCCTTGA
- a CDS encoding APC family permease — protein sequence MTEEPPQQTNSPKSVHRISMFTATCVLVSNVVGTGVFTTTGFMARDIGDPWLILLVWGAGALLALTGAMCYSELGAAFPFVGGDYVYLREAYHPFFAFLSGWASFTVGFGAAIAAGAMGFASYVVQLIPYEPASTFLIKGFALGLIWSLTAVHVAGVGPGGLLQQLFTVLKVGAILLLIVGAFTVGHGDWEHLVVPPRKPDVGLGTLVVSFIFVTYAYSGWNAAGYIAGEILNPTRSIPRTMIGGTLLVGTVYVVLNVVYFYALPIQALAAPPLMPVAEKVAVGMFGQAAAEFVTIMLCISIAGAVSAMIWTGPRVYYAMARDGFLPAFFSDTEHHHGTPVRSIVLQSLWVTVLVLLGTFEQLVIYSGMVITAFTALTVGAVIILRQRRPQLVRPYRVPFYPVLPVGYILVAGVIMLFLSVEKPVETLWACLTLSAGIPLYFLMRKHNGVSGAR from the coding sequence GTGACTGAGGAGCCTCCCCAGCAGACAAACTCACCGAAAAGTGTTCATCGAATCAGCATGTTTACCGCCACGTGCGTGCTGGTCAGCAATGTGGTGGGCACCGGGGTCTTCACCACGACAGGTTTTATGGCCCGGGACATCGGGGATCCATGGCTGATTCTTCTGGTATGGGGAGCGGGCGCGTTATTGGCTCTCACGGGGGCGATGTGTTACAGCGAGCTGGGTGCAGCATTCCCTTTTGTCGGGGGAGACTATGTGTATCTTCGGGAAGCCTACCATCCATTTTTTGCATTCCTAAGTGGGTGGGCTTCATTTACCGTGGGCTTTGGAGCCGCCATTGCCGCAGGCGCCATGGGATTTGCCTCCTATGTGGTTCAACTCATCCCATATGAACCGGCTTCCACTTTCCTGATCAAGGGATTTGCCTTAGGCTTGATTTGGAGTCTGACTGCGGTTCATGTGGCAGGCGTTGGTCCTGGCGGGCTCCTTCAACAGCTGTTCACCGTCTTAAAAGTTGGAGCAATCCTGCTTCTCATAGTTGGAGCCTTCACGGTAGGTCATGGTGATTGGGAACATTTAGTCGTGCCACCGAGAAAGCCGGATGTCGGGCTGGGAACGCTGGTGGTGTCCTTTATTTTTGTGACCTATGCCTATTCGGGATGGAATGCCGCAGGGTACATTGCCGGAGAAATACTCAATCCGACCCGTTCTATTCCCCGAACGATGATAGGAGGGACTCTGCTGGTTGGCACGGTCTATGTGGTGCTGAACGTGGTATATTTCTACGCCTTACCGATTCAAGCTTTGGCCGCACCTCCACTCATGCCGGTGGCGGAAAAAGTCGCGGTGGGAATGTTTGGTCAGGCGGCCGCTGAATTTGTCACTATCATGTTGTGTATTTCCATCGCCGGCGCGGTGAGCGCGATGATATGGACCGGGCCTCGGGTCTACTATGCCATGGCCAGAGACGGGTTTCTGCCGGCCTTCTTTTCGGATACGGAACACCATCATGGCACCCCGGTTCGTTCCATTGTTCTCCAAAGTCTGTGGGTGACTGTATTAGTGCTTTTAGGAACCTTTGAGCAGTTGGTGATTTACAGCGGAATGGTGATCACTGCCTTCACAGCGCTGACAGTCGGGGCCGTGATCATTCTTCGTCAACGGCGTCCGCAATTAGTTCGTCCCTACCGGGTTCCCTTCTATCCTGTCTTGCCCGTGGGGTATATCCTGGTTGCGGGAGTGATCATGCTTTTTCTCAGTGTGGAAAAACCGGTTGAAACCCTTTGGGCCTGTCTGACCCTGAGTGCTGGGATTCCCCTGTACTTCCTGATGAGAAAGCATAATGGAGTATCTGGGGCCAGATGA
- a CDS encoding c-type cytochrome yields the protein MKKKQGLLSLVIPVISCVGILLWPGEVRAQQTTMISAGETIYRLHCLRCHGKAGDGRGPDSSALIVPPTDFHSPESTGKSELDLRASVIWGLVFSPMHGWWDRLSSEEIREVIAYIRQIAPYQPRI from the coding sequence ATGAAAAAAAAACAAGGCCTTCTCAGTCTGGTCATACCCGTTATCAGTTGTGTCGGCATCTTGCTATGGCCTGGAGAAGTCCGGGCTCAGCAGACCACGATGATCTCTGCGGGAGAAACAATTTATCGTCTGCATTGCCTTCGGTGTCATGGGAAGGCGGGCGACGGAAGAGGCCCGGATTCATCCGCATTAATCGTGCCCCCAACAGATTTCCATTCTCCGGAATCCACCGGTAAAAGCGAGTTGGACCTACGTGCAAGCGTTATTTGGGGCTTGGTCTTTAGCCCAATGCATGGTTGGTGGGATCGATTGAGTTCAGAGGAGATTCGGGAGGTAATCGCCTATATCCGGCAAATAGCCCCTTATCAACCCAGGATCTAA
- a CDS encoding alpha-amylase family glycosyl hydrolase: MKPQSSVFSFRSHPHLYEINTWVWLHDLSQKLNRTIRLGDVPDHEWDELQAKGFDCLWLMGLWERSPLGRRIARQHADLQKEYAKALPDWQEFEVVGSPYAIRAYQPDPELGSWEQLQDVLGKLHDRGIKLILDFVPNHTALDHEWTTSHPEYYVQGTSRDVTNFPSQFFPIETSQGIRYLAHGKDPNCPSWTDTAQLDYFNPDTRKALIRELQQVANYCDGVRCDMAMLVLNEVFAQTWKNHVKGNVWPAGEFWTEAISLLPHCMWIAEVYWDREWELQQLGFQFTYDKRLYDRLRHSTPHEVALHLQADTSFQSKLVRFLENHDEPRSAVAFGNVRLPAVGVLMATLPGMRMYHQGQLTGKRIRIPVQLCRAQDEPPDEATVAFYDRILAITNEDVFHAGKWAMLTVRSAGDDSFNNVVAYQWTSDRDFRLIAVNLSPMVAHAYIRLNGALGMESNTSPHYTLYDEFSDLSFEGKRKDLIQSGLYVRLDPFGCHIFSMGVKEGGNLKLKK, from the coding sequence ATGAAACCGCAATCTTCGGTTTTTTCATTTCGCTCGCACCCACATCTCTATGAAATCAATACCTGGGTGTGGTTGCATGACCTCTCTCAGAAATTGAACCGAACGATTCGTCTTGGTGACGTGCCTGATCATGAATGGGATGAGCTTCAGGCAAAGGGATTTGATTGTCTGTGGCTCATGGGCCTCTGGGAGCGCAGTCCTCTGGGCCGGCGGATTGCAAGACAACATGCTGACTTGCAGAAAGAATACGCCAAAGCGCTTCCCGATTGGCAGGAATTTGAGGTCGTGGGTTCCCCCTATGCCATTCGGGCGTATCAGCCTGATCCTGAGCTGGGGTCCTGGGAGCAATTGCAGGACGTATTGGGAAAACTTCATGACCGCGGAATCAAATTGATTCTGGATTTTGTACCCAATCACACCGCATTGGATCATGAGTGGACCACCAGTCATCCGGAGTATTATGTCCAAGGAACCTCCAGGGATGTCACAAACTTCCCCTCGCAATTTTTTCCCATCGAAACATCACAAGGCATTCGATATCTGGCACATGGCAAGGATCCCAATTGCCCTTCTTGGACGGACACCGCACAATTAGACTACTTCAATCCTGATACCCGTAAGGCGTTGATTCGTGAATTGCAACAAGTTGCCAATTACTGCGATGGCGTTCGCTGTGATATGGCCATGTTAGTGCTCAATGAGGTGTTCGCACAGACATGGAAAAATCATGTGAAGGGCAATGTCTGGCCTGCCGGGGAGTTCTGGACAGAAGCCATCTCCCTCCTGCCGCATTGTATGTGGATTGCAGAGGTGTATTGGGATCGTGAATGGGAGCTTCAACAACTTGGTTTTCAGTTTACCTACGACAAAAGATTGTATGATCGGCTTCGCCATTCGACCCCACATGAGGTCGCCCTGCATCTTCAGGCTGATACGAGCTTTCAAAGCAAACTTGTGCGGTTTTTGGAAAATCACGATGAGCCGAGAAGTGCTGTGGCGTTTGGTAACGTCCGTCTCCCCGCGGTCGGGGTCCTGATGGCCACATTGCCGGGCATGCGTATGTATCACCAAGGCCAACTCACTGGAAAACGTATCCGGATTCCGGTTCAACTCTGTCGAGCCCAGGACGAACCCCCTGATGAAGCGACCGTCGCGTTTTATGACCGAATTCTTGCGATCACCAATGAAGACGTGTTTCACGCCGGGAAATGGGCCATGCTCACTGTGCGTTCGGCCGGGGATGATTCTTTCAATAATGTCGTGGCGTATCAATGGACATCCGACCGGGATTTTAGGCTTATCGCGGTAAACCTGAGTCCCATGGTTGCCCACGCGTATATTCGTCTGAATGGAGCGCTTGGGATGGAATCGAACACCTCCCCTCACTACACCTTGTATGACGAGTTCAGCGATCTATCCTTTGAGGGTAAGCGAAAGGATCTCATTCAAAGCGGATTGTACGTCCGTCTCGATCCTTTCGGGTGCCATATCTTTTCTATGGGAGTAAAAGAAGGGGGAAATTTAAAATTGAAAAAATAA